In Pseudomonas deceptionensis, a single window of DNA contains:
- a CDS encoding DUF1145 domain-containing protein, with product MKVLWGLGKVLTLIVWGVVLINLFEPLINPFDVLINLVASLLLLTHVLELLLFKGSLQGRPHPWRDRLLILLVGIFHEHTFGTSSERDSRHA from the coding sequence ATGAAGGTGCTTTGGGGGCTGGGGAAGGTATTGACGCTGATAGTTTGGGGCGTGGTACTGATCAATCTGTTCGAACCCTTGATCAACCCGTTTGATGTACTGATTAATCTTGTCGCCAGTCTGTTGCTGCTGACCCATGTGCTTGAGCTGCTGCTGTTCAAAGGCAGCCTGCAGGGCCGCCCGCATCCCTGGCGTGACCGCCTGCTGATTCTGCTGGTCGGGATCTTCCATGAGCACACCTTTGGTACCTCTTCTGAGCGAGATTCCCGTCATGCGTAA
- a CDS encoding CopD family protein gives MTAFALAYSLHVLAALIWVGGMFFAWMILRPAAITALEGPARLKLWLEVFQRFFVWVWIAVVILPISGVGLLQMRFNGFETAPRYVQIMMGLYIVMVALFIRIQSLQLPELRKAVEAQEWAAGAAVMGRIRRLVGCNLIVGLVLVAIAAARPTF, from the coding sequence ATGACCGCCTTTGCCCTCGCCTACAGCCTGCATGTACTGGCCGCCCTGATCTGGGTGGGCGGCATGTTTTTCGCCTGGATGATCCTGCGCCCGGCCGCTATTACGGCCCTTGAAGGCCCAGCGCGGTTGAAGCTGTGGCTCGAAGTGTTTCAGCGTTTTTTTGTCTGGGTATGGATCGCGGTGGTGATTTTGCCGATAAGCGGTGTGGGCCTGTTGCAGATGCGCTTTAACGGCTTTGAGACGGCCCCGCGCTACGTGCAGATCATGATGGGGCTGTACATCGTAATGGTGGCGCTGTTTATCCGGATTCAGTCGCTGCAATTGCCTGAACTGCGCAAGGCCGTAGAGGCTCAGGAGTGGGCAGCAGGCGCGGCCGTGATGGGCCGCATTCGGCGCCTGGTGGGATGCAACCTGATTGTGGGGCTGGTGTTGGTGGCCATTGCGGCGGCCCGACCAACATTCTGA
- the dinG gene encoding ATP-dependent DNA helicase DinG gives MISNELKSQIQGAYSRFLESKSLKPRYGQRLMIAEVAKVLGDIDTDEENHRSGDPAVVAVEAGTGTGKTVAYCLAAIPVAKAAGKRLVVATATVALQEQIVYKDLPDLMRNSGLNFSFALAKGRGRYMCLSKLDMLLQEGHAQTATAQLFEEEGFKIEVDEASQKLFTSMIEKLAGNKWDGDRDSWPQALEDQDWARLTTDHSQCTNRHCPNFGQCAFYKAREGMSKVDVIVTNHDMVLADLALGGGAVLPDPRDTVYVFDEGHHLPDKAIGHFAHYTRLRSTADWLEQTAKNLTKLLAQHPLPGDLGRLLEQVPELAKEIKAQQQFMFAACEQIADFKVGEEPEGRERPRHRFIGGLIPDHMREMGIELKKGFSRLTDLFTRLTEILKDGMDGEVNIGITSNQAEEWYPLFGSLLSRAQGNWELWTAFTVEDPQDNPPMARWLTLAESGSLFDIEVNASPILAAEMLRRNLWNVAYGVLVTSATLTALGTFDRFRMRAGLPKTAVTAVVPSPFHHADAGVLRVPDLKADPRDATAHTAAIIRELPALVEGSRGTLVLFSSRKQMQDVFDGLERDWRKQVFIQGNLSKQETLNKHKARVDSGESSVLFGLASFAEGVDLPGAYCEHVVIAKIPFSVPDDPVEAALAEWIEARGGNPFMEISVPDASLKLVQACGRLLRTEQDRGTITLLDRRLVTQRYGKAILNALPPFRREIS, from the coding sequence ATGATTAGTAACGAACTAAAATCCCAGATCCAGGGCGCTTACTCGCGTTTTCTCGAATCCAAGAGCCTCAAACCACGTTACGGTCAGCGTTTGATGATCGCCGAAGTGGCTAAAGTGCTGGGCGATATCGACACCGACGAAGAAAACCACCGCAGTGGAGACCCGGCTGTGGTCGCCGTTGAAGCGGGTACCGGTACTGGCAAGACCGTGGCTTATTGCCTGGCTGCCATTCCTGTGGCGAAGGCCGCGGGCAAACGGCTGGTGGTCGCCACGGCGACCGTCGCGCTGCAAGAACAGATCGTCTACAAGGACCTCCCGGACCTGATGCGCAACAGCGGGCTGAACTTCAGCTTTGCGCTGGCAAAGGGCCGTGGGCGTTACATGTGCCTGTCCAAACTCGACATGCTGCTGCAAGAGGGCCACGCGCAAACCGCGACGGCGCAGCTGTTCGAAGAAGAAGGCTTCAAGATCGAAGTCGATGAGGCCAGCCAGAAGTTGTTCACCAGCATGATCGAGAAGCTGGCCGGCAATAAGTGGGACGGCGACCGCGACAGCTGGCCCCAGGCACTTGAAGACCAGGACTGGGCCCGGCTGACCACCGATCACAGCCAGTGCACCAACCGTCATTGCCCCAACTTCGGTCAGTGCGCCTTTTACAAGGCCCGCGAAGGCATGAGCAAGGTGGACGTGATCGTCACCAACCACGACATGGTGCTGGCTGACCTCGCGCTGGGCGGTGGCGCCGTGCTGCCGGACCCGCGTGACACGGTCTACGTATTCGACGAAGGCCATCACCTGCCGGACAAGGCCATCGGCCATTTCGCCCATTACACCCGTTTGCGTTCGACGGCCGACTGGCTGGAGCAAACCGCCAAGAATCTCACCAAACTGCTTGCCCAGCACCCGTTGCCGGGTGACTTGGGGCGTTTGCTGGAGCAAGTGCCGGAGCTGGCCAAAGAGATCAAGGCCCAGCAACAGTTCATGTTTGCGGCGTGTGAGCAAATTGCAGACTTTAAAGTAGGCGAAGAGCCAGAAGGTCGTGAGCGACCGCGCCATCGCTTTATCGGCGGCTTGATTCCCGATCACATGCGTGAAATGGGTATCGAACTGAAAAAAGGTTTCTCGCGTCTGACGGATCTGTTCACCCGCCTGACCGAAATTCTCAAGGACGGCATGGACGGTGAGGTCAATATCGGCATCACCAGCAACCAGGCTGAGGAGTGGTATCCGCTGTTTGGCAGCTTGCTGTCCCGTGCCCAGGGCAACTGGGAGTTGTGGACCGCCTTTACCGTCGAAGACCCGCAAGACAACCCGCCAATGGCGCGCTGGCTGACCCTGGCTGAAAGCGGCTCTCTGTTTGATATTGAAGTCAACGCAAGCCCCATCCTTGCCGCTGAAATGCTGCGTCGCAACCTGTGGAACGTGGCTTATGGCGTGCTCGTCACCTCGGCCACCCTGACTGCGCTCGGCACGTTCGACCGGTTCCGCATGCGTGCGGGGCTGCCTAAAACAGCCGTCACGGCGGTGGTGCCAAGCCCCTTTCATCACGCGGATGCAGGCGTGCTGCGGGTGCCGGACCTCAAAGCCGATCCGCGTGACGCTACGGCCCACACGGCGGCAATCATTCGTGAGCTGCCTGCACTGGTTGAAGGCTCGCGGGGCACGCTGGTGCTGTTTTCATCGCGCAAGCAAATGCAGGATGTGTTCGACGGCCTGGAGCGCGACTGGCGCAAGCAAGTGTTTATCCAGGGCAACCTGTCCAAGCAGGAGACCCTTAATAAACACAAGGCGCGGGTTGATAGCGGGGAATCCAGCGTACTGTTCGGCCTGGCCAGTTTTGCCGAAGGCGTGGATTTACCCGGCGCCTACTGCGAACACGTAGTGATCGCCAAAATCCCGTTCTCGGTGCCCGATGATCCTGTCGAAGCGGCACTGGCCGAATGGATCGAAGCCCGGGGCGGCAATCCCTTCATGGAGATTTCGGTTCCCGACGCTTCGCTCAAGCTGGTACAGGCTTGCGGGCGCCTGCTGCGGACCGAGCAGGACCGGGGCACGATCACCTTGCTGGATCGACGCCTGGTCACCCAGCGCTATGGCAAAGCGATTCTTAACGCATTGCCGCCGTTCAGGCGCGAAATATCTTAA